The following are from one region of the Chromobacterium phragmitis genome:
- the odhB gene encoding 2-oxoglutarate dehydrogenase complex dihydrolipoyllysine-residue succinyltransferase, with protein sequence MLIEVKVPQLPESVSEATLMSWHKKVGEFVKRDENLIDLETDKVVLELPAPQAGVVVEIIEQDGATVTSGQLIAKIDTAAKAGDAAPAGAAAPAAGAAAMPSAAKLAAETGVDLSKVAGSGRDGRVLKEDVQAAAKPAAPSQAGPVLAPASAGAALSATPAAVNVAGILSGRAEQRVPMSRLRQRVAERLVLSQQTNAILTTFNEVNMKPVMELRNKYKEKFEKEHGIKLGFMGFFVKAVVAALKKYPIVNASVDGNDIVYHGYFDIGVAVGSPRGLVVPVIRNADQLSLADIEKQIADFGKRAQEGKLTVEELTGGTYTISNGGTFGSMMSTPIINPPQSAILGMHATKERAVVENGQVVVRPMMYLAQSYDHRIIDGREAVLSLVAIKDAIEDPARLLLDL encoded by the coding sequence ATGCTGATTGAAGTCAAAGTCCCGCAACTGCCCGAATCCGTATCCGAAGCCACGCTGATGAGCTGGCACAAGAAGGTTGGCGAGTTCGTCAAGCGCGACGAAAACCTGATCGACCTGGAAACCGACAAGGTGGTGCTGGAACTGCCGGCGCCGCAAGCCGGCGTGGTGGTGGAAATCATCGAGCAGGACGGCGCCACCGTGACCTCCGGCCAGCTGATCGCCAAGATCGACACCGCCGCCAAGGCGGGCGACGCCGCTCCGGCCGGCGCAGCCGCCCCGGCCGCCGGCGCAGCCGCGATGCCGTCCGCCGCCAAGCTGGCAGCGGAAACCGGCGTGGACCTGTCCAAGGTGGCCGGCTCCGGCCGCGACGGCCGCGTGTTGAAGGAAGACGTGCAGGCCGCCGCCAAGCCGGCCGCGCCGTCGCAAGCCGGCCCGGTGCTGGCCCCCGCCTCCGCCGGCGCGGCGCTGTCCGCCACGCCGGCCGCCGTCAACGTGGCCGGCATCCTGTCCGGCCGCGCCGAGCAGCGCGTGCCGATGTCCCGCCTGCGCCAGCGCGTGGCCGAGCGCCTGGTGCTGAGCCAGCAGACCAACGCCATCCTCACCACCTTCAATGAAGTGAACATGAAGCCGGTGATGGAGTTGCGCAACAAGTACAAAGAGAAGTTCGAGAAAGAGCACGGCATCAAGCTGGGCTTCATGGGCTTCTTCGTCAAGGCCGTGGTCGCCGCGCTGAAGAAGTACCCGATCGTCAACGCCTCGGTCGACGGCAACGACATCGTCTACCACGGCTACTTCGACATCGGCGTGGCCGTGGGCAGCCCGCGCGGCCTGGTGGTGCCGGTGATCCGCAATGCGGACCAACTGTCGCTGGCCGACATCGAGAAGCAGATCGCCGACTTCGGCAAGCGCGCCCAGGAAGGCAAGCTGACCGTGGAAGAGCTGACAGGCGGCACCTACACCATCTCCAACGGCGGCACCTTCGGTTCGATGATGTCCACCCCCATCATCAACCCGCCGCAATCCGCGATCCTGGGCATGCACGCCACCAAGGAGCGCGCCGTGGTTGAGAACGGTCAAGTGGTGGTGCGTCCGATGATGTATCTTGCCCAATCCTACGACCACCGCATCATCGACGGTCGCGAAGCGGTGCTGAGCCTGGTGGCGATCAAGGACGCCATCGAAGATCCGGCTCGCCTGCTGCTCGATCTGTAA
- the gltA gene encoding citrate synthase produces MTGSIAVETNRKVTLSYNEGKETLDLPVLGGSLGPDVVDIRAFGKTGMFTFDPGFLATASCESKITFIDGDLGQLYYRGYPIEQLAEKSDYLEVCYLLLNGELPTAAQRKEFERGIMRHNMLHDQLMSLFKGFRRDAHPMAVMVGVVGALSAFYHDSLDISNPEHRRISAHRLIAKLPTIAAQAYRYNKGLPFSYPKNGLTYAENFLHMMFSTPCEEYKVNPVLARAMDRIFTLHADHEQNASTSTVRLAGSSGANPFACIAAGIACLWGPSHGGANEAVLKMLDEIGAVENVADFMQGVKDKRYKLMGFGHRVYKNMDPRAAIMKTTCDEVLKELGLHNDPKFKLAMELEKIALSDPYFIERKLYPNVDFYSGIVLSAIGIPVSMFTPIFALARTVGWIAHWNEMIGDPGMKIGRPRQLYTGSPRRDVVDVAKR; encoded by the coding sequence ATGACTGGGAGTATTGCTGTGGAAACTAATCGCAAAGTCACGCTCAGCTACAACGAGGGCAAGGAAACCCTGGACCTGCCGGTTCTGGGGGGCTCGCTGGGTCCGGATGTCGTCGACATCCGCGCATTCGGCAAAACTGGCATGTTCACCTTCGATCCGGGCTTCCTGGCCACCGCCAGCTGCGAGTCCAAGATCACCTTCATCGACGGCGACCTGGGCCAGCTGTACTACCGCGGCTATCCGATCGAGCAACTGGCCGAGAAGAGCGATTACCTGGAAGTGTGCTACCTGCTGCTGAACGGCGAACTGCCGACCGCGGCGCAGCGCAAGGAATTCGAGCGCGGCATCATGCGCCACAACATGCTGCACGACCAGCTGATGAGCCTGTTCAAGGGCTTCCGCCGCGACGCGCACCCGATGGCCGTGATGGTGGGCGTGGTGGGCGCGCTGTCCGCCTTCTACCATGACTCGCTGGACATCTCCAATCCGGAGCACCGCCGCATCTCGGCGCACCGCCTGATCGCCAAGCTGCCGACCATCGCCGCGCAAGCCTACCGCTACAACAAGGGCCTGCCGTTCTCCTATCCGAAGAACGGCCTGACCTACGCGGAAAACTTCCTGCACATGATGTTCTCCACCCCGTGCGAAGAGTACAAGGTGAACCCGGTGCTGGCCCGCGCCATGGACCGCATCTTCACCCTGCACGCCGATCACGAGCAGAACGCTTCCACCTCCACCGTGCGTCTGGCCGGCTCCTCCGGCGCCAACCCGTTCGCGTGCATCGCCGCCGGCATCGCCTGCCTGTGGGGCCCGTCCCACGGCGGCGCCAACGAAGCCGTGCTGAAGATGCTGGACGAGATCGGCGCGGTGGAAAACGTGGCCGACTTCATGCAGGGCGTGAAGGACAAGCGCTACAAGCTGATGGGCTTCGGCCACCGCGTGTACAAGAACATGGACCCGCGCGCCGCCATCATGAAGACCACTTGCGACGAAGTGCTGAAGGAGCTGGGCCTGCACAACGATCCGAAGTTCAAGCTGGCCATGGAGCTGGAAAAGATCGCGCTGTCCGACCCGTATTTCATCGAGCGCAAGCTGTATCCGAACGTGGACTTCTACTCCGGCATCGTGCTGTCCGCCATCGGCATCCCGGTTTCCATGTTCACCCCGATCTTCGCGCTGGCCCGCACCGTGGGCTGGATCGCGCACTGGAACGAAATGATCGGCGATCCGGGCATGAAGATCGGCCGTCCGCGCCAGTTGTACACCGGCTCGCCGCGCCGCGATGTCGTGGACGTGGCCAAGCGTTGA
- the sucD gene encoding succinate--CoA ligase subunit alpha — MSVLVNKDTKVLVQGFTGKNGTFHAEQALKVGTKVVGGVTPGKGGSEHLGLPVFNTMKDAVRQTQADASVIYVPAAFAKDSILEAIDSGVKLIVCITEGVPTLDMLYVKKAVDEAGIRLIGPNCPGIITPGECKIGIMPWHIHNPGRIGIVSRSGTLTYEAVAQTTALGLGQSTCIGIGGDPIPGTSHIDALRLFQDDPDTDAIVMIGEIGGSAEEEAAEFAKSYVTKPVVGYIAGVTAPKGKRMGHAGAIISGGKGTAEEKFKAFEKAGIAYTRSPAEIGKTMFDLLKSKGMI; from the coding sequence ATGAGCGTATTGGTAAATAAAGACACCAAAGTGCTGGTGCAAGGCTTCACCGGCAAGAACGGCACTTTCCACGCCGAGCAGGCGCTGAAGGTCGGCACCAAGGTCGTAGGCGGCGTCACCCCGGGCAAGGGCGGTTCCGAGCACCTGGGCCTGCCGGTGTTCAACACCATGAAGGACGCCGTGCGTCAGACCCAGGCCGACGCCTCGGTGATCTACGTGCCCGCAGCCTTCGCCAAGGATTCCATCCTGGAAGCCATCGACAGCGGCGTGAAGCTGATCGTCTGCATCACTGAAGGCGTGCCCACCCTGGACATGCTGTACGTGAAGAAGGCTGTCGATGAAGCCGGCATCCGCCTGATCGGCCCGAACTGCCCCGGCATCATCACCCCGGGCGAGTGCAAGATCGGCATCATGCCGTGGCACATCCACAATCCGGGCCGCATCGGCATCGTGTCGCGTTCCGGCACCCTGACCTACGAAGCCGTGGCGCAGACCACCGCGCTGGGCCTGGGCCAGTCCACCTGCATCGGCATCGGCGGCGACCCGATCCCGGGCACCAGCCACATCGACGCCTTGCGCCTGTTCCAGGATGATCCGGACACCGACGCCATCGTGATGATCGGCGAAATCGGCGGCTCCGCCGAAGAGGAAGCGGCCGAGTTCGCCAAGTCCTACGTGACCAAGCCGGTAGTCGGCTACATCGCCGGCGTCACCGCGCCGAAGGGCAAGCGCATGGGCCACGCCGGCGCCATCATCTCCGGCGGCAAGGGCACGGCTGAAGAGAAGTTCAAGGCCTTCGAGAAGGCCGGCATCGCCTACACCCGCAGCCCGGCCGAAATCGGCAAGACCATGTTCGACCTGCTGAAAAGCAAAGGCATGATCTAA
- the lpdA gene encoding dihydrolipoyl dehydrogenase, whose protein sequence is MSQQFDVVVIGGGPGGYVAAIRAAQLGFSAACVDAFKNPEGKPSLGGTCLNVGCIPSKALLQSSENFHAVQHDFAKHGISVSGAKMDVGQMLSRKTDIINKNAAGIGFLFKKNKVANIHGLAAFKGRQGDKWLIEVTDGGKVVDTLEAGHVIVATGSSPRALPGLATDNQLVLDNEGALALTAVPKRLGVIGAGVIGLEMGSVWKRLGAEVTILEAAPTFLAAADQQIAKEAFKTLTKDTGLDIKLGVKIGEVKAGKKSVSVSYELNGEAVKAEFDKLIVSIGRVPNTQGLGAETVGLQLDERGFVAVDDHCRTNLPNVWAIGDVVRGPMLAHKASEEGVAVAERIAGQKPHVDFGVIPWVIYTSPEIAWVGKTEEQLKAEGVEYKKGTSGFGANGRALGLGQAQGTVKILADAKTDRILGLHMIGPMVSELVSEGVVSMEFKAASEDLARIVHAHPSLSEVIHEAALAADKRALHG, encoded by the coding sequence ATGAGCCAACAGTTTGATGTGGTAGTGATAGGCGGCGGCCCCGGCGGCTACGTCGCGGCCATCCGCGCGGCCCAGCTGGGCTTCAGCGCGGCTTGCGTCGACGCGTTCAAGAACCCGGAAGGCAAGCCGTCGCTGGGCGGCACCTGCCTGAACGTGGGTTGCATTCCGTCCAAGGCGCTGCTGCAGTCGTCGGAAAACTTCCACGCGGTGCAGCACGATTTCGCCAAGCACGGCATCAGCGTGTCCGGCGCCAAGATGGACGTCGGCCAGATGCTGAGCCGCAAGACCGACATCATCAACAAGAACGCCGCCGGCATCGGCTTCCTGTTCAAGAAGAACAAGGTCGCCAACATCCACGGCCTGGCCGCCTTCAAGGGCCGCCAGGGCGACAAGTGGCTGATCGAAGTCACCGACGGCGGCAAGGTGGTGGATACTCTGGAAGCCGGCCACGTGATCGTGGCCACCGGCTCCAGCCCGCGCGCGCTGCCGGGCCTGGCCACCGACAACCAGCTGGTGCTGGACAACGAGGGCGCGCTGGCGCTGACCGCAGTGCCGAAGCGCCTGGGCGTGATCGGCGCCGGCGTGATCGGCCTGGAAATGGGCTCGGTGTGGAAGCGCCTGGGCGCGGAAGTGACCATTCTGGAAGCCGCGCCGACCTTCCTGGCCGCCGCCGACCAGCAGATCGCCAAGGAAGCGTTCAAGACGCTGACCAAGGATACCGGCCTGGACATCAAGCTGGGCGTCAAGATCGGCGAAGTGAAGGCCGGCAAGAAGAGCGTCTCCGTCAGCTACGAACTGAACGGCGAAGCGGTGAAGGCCGAATTCGACAAGCTGATCGTCTCCATCGGCCGCGTGCCGAACACCCAGGGTCTGGGCGCCGAGACGGTCGGCCTGCAACTGGATGAGCGCGGCTTCGTCGCCGTGGACGACCACTGCCGCACCAATCTGCCCAATGTCTGGGCGATCGGCGACGTGGTGCGCGGCCCGATGCTGGCGCACAAGGCGTCGGAAGAGGGCGTGGCGGTGGCCGAGCGCATCGCCGGCCAGAAGCCGCACGTCGATTTCGGCGTGATCCCGTGGGTGATCTACACTTCTCCGGAGATCGCCTGGGTCGGCAAGACCGAAGAGCAGCTGAAGGCCGAGGGCGTCGAGTACAAGAAGGGCACGTCGGGCTTCGGCGCCAACGGCCGCGCGCTGGGCCTGGGCCAGGCGCAGGGCACGGTGAAGATTTTGGCCGACGCCAAGACCGACCGCATCCTGGGCCTGCACATGATCGGCCCGATGGTGTCCGAGCTGGTCAGCGAAGGCGTGGTGTCGATGGAATTCAAGGCCGCCAGCGAAGACCTGGCGCGCATCGTCCACGCCCACCCGTCGTTGTCGGAAGTGATCCACGAAGCCGCCCTCGCCGCCGACAAGCGCGCGTTGCACGGCTAA
- the sucC gene encoding ADP-forming succinate--CoA ligase subunit beta produces MNLHEYQAKELLSRYGLPVQQGILAKSPEEAAAAYDKLGGKFAVVKAQVHAGGRGKAGGVKVVKSREEAAEVAKTLIGTNLVTYQTDAAGQPVNSVLVCEDMYPVQRELYLGAVVDRGSQRVVFMVSTEGGVEIEKVAEETPEKIIKIEVDPLVGMQPFQARDAAFALGLSGAQIAAFSKLMLGSYQAFVENDFALFEVNPLALRENGELACVDGKINLDSNALYRHPELLAQRDKSQENEREVKASEFDLNYVALEGNIGCMVNGAGLAMATMDIIKLKGGQPANFLDVGGGATKERVIEAFKLILADTSVQGVLINIFGGIVRCDMIAEAIIAAVKEVNVTVPVVVRLEGNNAELGAKILDESGLKLTSAQGLNDAAEKIVAAVKAVA; encoded by the coding sequence ATGAACCTGCATGAATACCAAGCGAAAGAGCTGCTGAGCCGTTACGGCCTGCCGGTGCAACAAGGCATTCTGGCCAAGTCGCCGGAAGAAGCGGCTGCCGCTTACGACAAGCTGGGCGGCAAATTCGCCGTCGTCAAGGCCCAGGTGCACGCCGGCGGCCGCGGCAAGGCCGGTGGCGTGAAAGTGGTGAAGAGCCGCGAAGAAGCCGCCGAAGTCGCCAAGACCCTGATCGGCACCAACCTGGTGACCTACCAGACCGACGCCGCCGGCCAGCCGGTGAACAGCGTGCTGGTTTGCGAAGACATGTACCCGGTGCAGCGCGAACTGTACCTGGGAGCGGTGGTGGACCGCGGCAGCCAGCGCGTCGTATTCATGGTTTCCACCGAAGGCGGCGTGGAAATCGAGAAGGTGGCTGAAGAGACCCCGGAAAAGATCATCAAGATCGAAGTGGACCCGCTGGTCGGCATGCAGCCGTTCCAGGCGCGCGACGCCGCTTTCGCGCTGGGCCTGTCCGGCGCGCAGATCGCCGCGTTCAGCAAGCTGATGCTGGGCTCCTACCAGGCCTTCGTCGAGAATGACTTCGCCCTGTTCGAAGTGAACCCGCTGGCGCTGCGCGAAAACGGCGAGCTGGCCTGCGTGGACGGCAAGATCAATCTGGACTCCAACGCCCTGTACCGCCATCCGGAACTGCTGGCCCAGCGCGACAAGAGCCAGGAGAACGAGCGCGAAGTGAAGGCTTCCGAGTTCGACCTGAACTACGTGGCCCTGGAAGGCAATATCGGCTGCATGGTGAACGGCGCCGGCCTGGCGATGGCCACCATGGACATCATCAAGCTGAAGGGCGGCCAGCCGGCCAACTTCCTGGACGTGGGCGGCGGCGCCACCAAAGAGCGCGTGATCGAAGCGTTCAAGCTGATCCTGGCCGACACCTCGGTGCAAGGCGTGCTGATCAACATCTTCGGCGGCATCGTCCGCTGCGACATGATCGCCGAAGCCATCATCGCCGCCGTGAAGGAAGTGAACGTGACCGTGCCGGTCGTGGTTCGTCTGGAAGGCAACAACGCCGAGCTGGGCGCCAAGATCCTGGACGAATCCGGCCTGAAACTGACTTCCGCCCAGGGTCTGAACGACGCTGCCGAGAAGATCGTCGCCGCCGTCAAGGCCGTGGCCTGA
- a CDS encoding TetR/AcrR family transcriptional regulator encodes MSKSGSRSPTFDKIIEASLHLFNQEGERVITTNHIAERMNISTGKLYYHFRNKEEIINELYQRYVKGMAEQLSSALNHSNSIEAMVMAMEKTLRHIWSFRFLPKSLPSLFCVNPKLEEEHQQLSRGQLNGKLGQLFTRLREQGMILVDDQQLSHLVQHFQMVQTGWVSTIKQNANAAELEKLIQSGCRSLMFLLAPYVSPRFQSPFERACARFA; translated from the coding sequence ATGAGTAAAAGCGGCAGCCGATCGCCGACCTTCGACAAAATCATTGAAGCCAGCCTGCACCTGTTCAACCAGGAGGGCGAGCGGGTGATCACCACCAACCACATCGCCGAGCGGATGAACATCAGCACCGGCAAGCTCTACTATCACTTCCGCAACAAGGAAGAGATCATCAACGAGCTGTACCAGCGTTACGTGAAGGGCATGGCCGAACAGCTGTCCTCGGCGCTGAACCACAGCAACTCGATCGAGGCGATGGTGATGGCGATGGAAAAGACGCTGCGCCACATCTGGAGCTTCCGTTTCCTGCCCAAGAGCCTGCCCAGCCTGTTCTGCGTCAACCCCAAGCTGGAAGAGGAACATCAGCAATTGTCGCGCGGCCAGCTCAACGGCAAGCTGGGCCAGCTGTTCACCCGGCTGCGCGAGCAAGGCATGATCCTGGTGGACGACCAGCAGCTGTCCCACCTAGTGCAGCATTTCCAGATGGTGCAGACCGGCTGGGTCAGCACCATCAAGCAAAACGCCAACGCGGCGGAACTGGAAAAACTGATCCAGTCCGGCTGCCGCAGCCTGATGTTCCTGCTGGCGCCCTACGTCAGCCCGCGCTTCCAGTCGCCGTTCGAACGCGCCTGCGCGCGCTTCGCCTGA
- a CDS encoding 2-oxoglutarate dehydrogenase E1 component, with amino-acid sequence MMQSMYSHSYLFGGNAPFIEELYEQYLADANAVPLEWRDYFDKLAQAPGAAERDVPHQPIQESFIQLAKKPVIGQRSAAATDWEAMQKQVGVLKLISAYRVLGARQANLDPLKRMDQAIVRELDPATHGLTDADMAVQFNAGSLVGAQKLPLSDILSRLKQTYCGNIGVEYMHITQSDEKHWVQKRFEGDLSTPRYDGAKKQRILKQITAAETLERYLHTKYVGQKRFSLEGGESAIAALDHLIQNATEQGVQELIIGMAHRGRLNVLVNTLGKQPRDLFAEFEGKAAQQMASGDVKYHMGFSSDIPTANGPMHVSLAFNPSHLEIVNPVVEGSVRARQQRRKDAERKTVVPVLIHGDSAFGGLGVNQGTFNLSQTRGYGTGGTIHIVINNQVGFTTSDTRDIRSTMYCTDVAKMIEAPILHVNGDDPEAVCYVMQAALDYRMTFKKDVVIDLVCYRKLGHNEGDDPFLTQPMMYKKIAKHQGVRAMYAERLVQEGVLKSEEADAQIQAYRDALDKGEHVEQTTLSNYKREHALDYSQYLGTHWAHPTDTSMPQADLQRLTEKFTTLPDGFKLHPTVQKVLAARKAMAAGEQNVDWGMAETLAYASLVTNGFGVRLSGEDSGRGTFSHRHAVLHDQNRESWDQGSYVPLRNMSDNQADFLVIDSILNEEAVLAYEYGYACSAPDQLVIWEAQFGDFANGAQVAIDQFISSGETKWGRLCGLTNILPHGYDGQGPEHSSARVERWLQLCAEHNMQIVMPSEAGQMFHLLRRQVLRPYRKPLVIFLSKRLLRFKDSMSPIEDLTSGSFRPVITDAVVKDGKKVKRVLLCAGQVYYDLAAARKERGLEDDIAIVRVEQLYPFPTEQVAAELARFPQAKEVMWVQEEPRNQGAWYQIRHRLEGLLNAKQQLSFAGRPSSASPAVGYMSKHVAQLKAFVEEAMSVAR; translated from the coding sequence ATGATGCAATCCATGTACAGCCATTCCTATCTGTTCGGTGGGAATGCCCCGTTCATCGAGGAGCTGTACGAACAGTACCTCGCTGACGCCAACGCCGTCCCGCTCGAATGGCGCGACTACTTCGACAAGCTGGCGCAAGCGCCGGGCGCCGCCGAGCGCGACGTGCCGCACCAGCCGATCCAGGAGTCCTTCATCCAGCTGGCCAAGAAGCCGGTGATCGGTCAGCGCAGCGCCGCCGCCACCGACTGGGAGGCGATGCAGAAGCAAGTGGGCGTGCTGAAGCTGATCTCCGCCTACCGCGTGCTGGGCGCGCGCCAGGCCAATCTGGACCCGCTGAAGCGGATGGACCAGGCCATCGTGCGCGAGCTGGACCCGGCTACCCATGGTCTGACCGACGCCGACATGGCGGTGCAGTTCAACGCCGGCTCGCTGGTGGGCGCGCAGAAGCTGCCGCTGTCCGACATCCTGTCCCGCCTGAAGCAGACTTACTGCGGCAATATCGGCGTGGAATACATGCACATCACCCAGTCCGACGAAAAGCACTGGGTGCAGAAGCGCTTCGAGGGCGACCTGTCCACCCCGCGCTACGACGGGGCCAAGAAGCAGCGCATCCTGAAGCAGATCACCGCGGCCGAGACGCTGGAACGCTATCTGCACACCAAGTACGTGGGCCAGAAGCGCTTCTCGCTGGAGGGCGGCGAATCCGCCATCGCGGCGCTGGACCACTTGATCCAGAACGCCACCGAGCAGGGTGTGCAGGAGCTGATCATCGGCATGGCCCACCGCGGCCGCCTGAACGTGCTGGTCAACACCCTGGGCAAGCAGCCGCGCGACCTGTTCGCCGAGTTCGAAGGCAAGGCCGCCCAGCAGATGGCCTCCGGCGACGTGAAGTACCACATGGGCTTCTCGTCCGACATCCCGACCGCCAACGGTCCGATGCACGTGTCGCTGGCGTTCAACCCGTCCCACCTGGAAATCGTCAACCCGGTGGTGGAAGGTTCGGTGCGCGCGCGCCAGCAGCGCCGCAAGGACGCGGAGCGCAAGACCGTGGTGCCGGTGCTGATCCACGGCGATTCCGCCTTCGGCGGCCTGGGCGTCAACCAGGGCACCTTCAACCTGTCGCAGACCCGCGGCTACGGCACCGGCGGCACCATCCACATCGTGATCAACAACCAGGTGGGCTTCACTACTTCGGACACCCGCGACATCCGCTCCACGATGTATTGCACCGACGTGGCCAAGATGATCGAGGCGCCGATCCTGCACGTGAACGGCGACGATCCGGAAGCCGTCTGCTATGTGATGCAAGCCGCGCTGGATTACCGCATGACCTTCAAGAAGGACGTGGTGATCGATCTGGTGTGCTACCGCAAGCTGGGCCACAATGAGGGCGACGATCCCTTCCTGACCCAGCCGATGATGTACAAGAAGATCGCCAAGCACCAGGGCGTGCGCGCGATGTACGCCGAACGCCTGGTGCAGGAGGGCGTGCTGAAGTCCGAGGAGGCCGACGCGCAGATCCAGGCCTACCGCGACGCGCTGGACAAGGGCGAACACGTCGAGCAGACCACGCTGTCCAACTACAAGCGCGAGCACGCGCTGGACTACAGCCAGTACCTGGGCACCCACTGGGCCCACCCGACCGACACCTCGATGCCGCAGGCCGACCTGCAGCGCCTGACCGAGAAGTTCACCACGCTGCCGGACGGCTTCAAGCTGCACCCGACCGTGCAGAAGGTGCTGGCCGCGCGCAAGGCGATGGCCGCCGGCGAGCAGAACGTGGACTGGGGCATGGCCGAGACGCTGGCCTACGCCTCGCTGGTGACCAACGGCTTCGGCGTGCGCCTGTCCGGCGAGGACTCCGGCCGCGGCACCTTCAGCCACCGCCACGCCGTGCTGCACGACCAGAACCGCGAGAGCTGGGACCAGGGCAGCTATGTGCCGCTGCGCAACATGTCCGACAACCAGGCCGACTTCCTGGTGATCGACTCCATCCTGAACGAGGAGGCGGTGCTGGCCTATGAGTACGGCTACGCCTGTTCCGCTCCGGACCAGCTGGTGATCTGGGAAGCCCAGTTCGGCGACTTCGCCAACGGCGCCCAGGTGGCCATCGACCAGTTCATCTCCTCCGGCGAAACCAAGTGGGGCCGTCTGTGCGGCCTGACCAACATCCTGCCGCACGGCTACGACGGCCAGGGTCCGGAACACTCGTCCGCCCGCGTCGAGCGCTGGCTGCAGCTGTGCGCCGAGCACAATATGCAGATCGTGATGCCGTCCGAGGCCGGCCAGATGTTCCACCTGCTGCGCCGCCAGGTGCTGCGCCCGTACCGCAAGCCGCTGGTCATCTTCCTGTCCAAGCGCCTGCTGCGCTTCAAGGACTCGATGAGCCCGATCGAAGATCTGACCTCCGGCAGCTTCCGTCCGGTGATCACCGACGCCGTGGTCAAGGACGGCAAGAAGGTGAAGCGCGTGCTGCTGTGCGCCGGCCAGGTGTATTACGACCTCGCCGCCGCCCGCAAGGAGCGCGGCCTGGAAGACGACATCGCCATCGTGCGCGTCGAGCAGCTGTATCCGTTCCCGACCGAGCAGGTGGCCGCCGAGCTGGCGCGCTTCCCGCAAGCCAAGGAGGTGATGTGGGTGCAGGAAGAGCCGCGCAACCAGGGCGCCTGGTACCAGATCCGCCACCGCCTGGAAGGCCTGCTGAACGCCAAGCAGCAACTGTCGTTCGCCGGTCGTCCGTCGTCCGCTTCGCCGGCGGTCGGCTATATGAGCAAGCACGTCGCCCAACTGAAGGCCTTCGTCGAAGAAGCGATGTCGGTCGCCCGCTGA